AGGTGAGAGCAACAGGGATGAGGGGAGGTATAGTGATGTTGCTGGTTGTAAAGACCTTCAGAAAGAGCTGGGGAACTGACGGCCTTTGGCCTTGATCCTGTACCCTAAGTCCTAGAGGAAGGGGATGATTGAGGGACCAAATGGTGAGGTGAGGTTATTGTACCAAGGTCTCATAACCCCTTCTCCATGAGTGGGCCAGCAGGGTCACTCACACAGGTAGTTGTCATCCTGGGGCTCGCTGACCTCTTGGTACACATGGCCCTTTCTTTCTCGTACACTGTACCTCTTCACTTCGGTCTCCTTTCTTCTGAGTTCTAACATGGAGAACAGAAGCTAAGCAAGGCTGGTGGGGTCTGGAGAATTAGTCCCTGTTTTATCAGAAAGGGTGAGATCTCCTACTTGTCCATCTATACAGTTTGTTAAaactttttcacatttatttttgaaacttttacttttgtatttttatgttttaatgataCATTATTTATTGGCCATGCTGTATggtttgtgagatcttagttccctgaccaggaatggaacccacacctcctgcagtggaagtgtggagtcataaccacttaaccaccaggaagtcccttctCTATACTTTGTTTCTTCCCCCTTTAACTACTGGTTCAGGAGACTGAGGCTCCACACTGACCACAGATGCCCAGTTCAGTGTTAGCTTCCTGCACTTCCTGTTAGTAGGTTTAACTTCCCAACCTTCTTACTTAGGAAATAGTTCACTGACACATCTACTTAGAAAATATATGTTAAGGGCATGACATGTAAAGCATTGAGCAGAGGTCTGTGTATAAATACTAACAAAGTGTGGTCCCTATCATCACAGCTGGATTTATTGAACTACTTGTAGGTGTCAGCACTTGTGCATTTCATGTAATGCTTCCAAACACCATATGAGTTATGTATCTGTatcttcactttacagatgagcaatCAGGACCTCAGAAAATGTATAAGATTTTCCCAAGGCCCCAGTGCTAACTTTATGCCTCAGATCAGTCCAGCTTAAACCCACGCCTACCCAAAGTCCACACCCCACACCTAGGCCATACTTATTAGCTTTTCTACAGGGATTAGAGGAACTAATTAGAGGAACTCCACAAACTTTATCTTACCGACTTTGTGTCTGGGGTGCTTTCCAGGGGTCCTCGCTTCTCTGGGAGGGGGTACTGGTTTCTGAGCCTGTTTGGAGCCacttttcttcagaaattttGCTGCTCCCGGCAATTTCTTCAAACTAGATACCTTATTTAATGGTCCCCTGGACAACCTCTTCCATGTGAGTAAAAGACAACATGTATTTCTTTAGATCTTTAGGACTGTGTGAAGTGTTTTTACATGCATGACTTTAGTTAATACTTCGACAATTCTTGGAAATACCTGGTGGAGGGGGGCTCTGAACACTGGAGTGTAAAAAAAGGAGCTAAGTGGGTAGTGAATCAAAACTAGAATTCATATCTTAAGATTctttcccttcactttctgcataaaaGTGACAGCAACGCAGGGAGAATAGCTTGAGGTCAGGGAAAGAAGAGGGCAAGGGCTCATAGAGAAATCTGTGAGGTTTTCTACTAATTAGTGGAACTTTGATGGACGAGGAAGTATGGAAAATTACAGAGGGGACAAAACACATCTGGAAAATAAGGTGACAAACCAGTGAGATTGAGAAGAGAAAAGATGATCTGCAGAAACAcattcagacaataaagaaaatgagCTGGAAGTTGCAGGTTGCCGTGTCCTAGAGACAATGTTTGGAGTTAAAGTAGCTGGCCTCATCAATTCTCCTTGAAGAAGGCTGTACGACTAGTGGGTtctcctcagtttcctgatctataAATTGGTATACATGCTGATTCTTAATGTTATAGTGGACATGAAGTTTAATAACATTCAACAAATCATTGTGTGAGCTCTTTAATACAGTATGAATGTGAGTGTACATCCCTGCCATCAATATATCCCCTTGACTGCTTCTATATTTGAAGTCTAGCTCACAAATGCTATCCTCAGTATTCCTTGACCTTCTTATTCCTAGATGAATGTTTATATGTGGAGTCACTCATTCACAAAACATTCAGAGGGCCCTTAGGGGCTTTGAGCTGGGCCTGGACATCTGAGAATTAACGAGTATGGGCTACGCTCTCAAAGCTCACAAAACAGGGGCAGGCTAAACAAATGATTCCAAACAGGAGAGTTGTCTAATCGGAGCTCAGAGGAAGGACTTGTTACTTCCTCCTACAAGAATGAGCATTTGAAATCATGTCCAGATGATGAGTTTCTACTCAAAAGCTGGTAACCTATGTGAAGCCCttcagttattttcttatttgttgtttttgagtcATAAACCTGAAGCTTGTCAGAGCTGCAAGTTACTTCCTCTTATTGGAGTAGGAGTCTCTGAGGTAGGGATCATGTCACCTTCTTCATCCTGGACCGTCCACTCTACAAACTGTCCAACAtgtccttcagcttcttcatcttggACCGTCCACTCTACAAACTGCCCAACATGTCCTTAAGCTTCCCTTAGTCAGATATCCCTCACTAGCACAGCACAAAAGAACTGAGTTTGAAAACATCTCTCAGATGAATGATATAAAGATGTATGAAGAAACTTTATAGAACTATGGCAGTTCTAACGACTTTGTAAGGGGTTTAGAGAGGGGGCTTTGCATTAGATTGTACCACCAGTGATACTGTGATCCCACGaatataatcaaatatttttttacCTCAGTTTCTTGATCTATAATGGTGATAGCTATATACCTACTTATAGGTACTGTAGGATTGTTTTAAAGTTTAAGTAAGTTTATTCACATAAAATGCTTAAAGTctgaaatattgtgaaaataatgtAACAATAGAACAGCCTACTATATTTGCTGTTCTTACTAACTATAAAGACGGTAATGATATCAGACATTGTGCTAAAGATTCAGGACAGGAAGGCAGCAGTCTCCAGGATCTCTGTGTTTCCTCCTATTCTCACCTGTGACTGGATCCGTGAGGAGGATTCTTTTGTCAACAGGATTTGGGAGACACTCACCTTCTGGTGTTTACTGGGCTCCCCTCTGAAGGCCATCCCAGAAGGTTTACCTAAAAAATGATGAGAATCAGTGTTTTGGTTGGTAAATGTTTCCAAACTCTGGGCATTCTAATTAAGGACACAAAATTCTGAGCCAGAGAGTGACAAGGACAAGGATTACCAAAGGAGGAATGGAAAGTGATTTCTGTATCATCAACTCCTATGCTTCCACTGGGAGCAtaacataattttattaaaatttaaaaaatatgaaacttcATCTGTACTTCATCTGATGCCTGTAAAGTATCTAATAAATTTACTAGACTTTCATGACAAAAATACTtaacaaagtaaaaatagaaggaaGTGACTGCaatataataaaggtcatatatgaaaaGTCTATCTCTAACATCATAGTCATcattgaaaagctgaaaacttccAAGATCAAGAGAAAAAGGCAAGGATGCCCATTTTCAATACttctattaaatataatattagaagtcctagccagggCATTAGgttagaaaaggaaacaaaaggcttccagttggaaagaaagaagtaaaattatgtcTGTTCACAGAGGACATGATTTTATGTGCAGAAAAACttttaaatcacacacacacacacaaaacctgcaCAGAAAGTTACATGGtagaaaatcaacattcaaatatCTTTCCATGCATGAACAACAACCattccaaaaaggaaaataagaaaacaatcctatttgtgttttgttttttaaacctatAGTCAAGAGCTAAGTGAATTTATAGTCTAGGGTATGTTTAATTGCCTTTCATTAAGGATGTTTcgcaaaaataattctttttacaaagaatgataaattttaaacataaaacactGGAAAACCTATACCTTCACCTTCATTCAGGCTCATGTCAATACTCAGCCACAACCACTTTAGAATgctgaaaattatgttttctttgctAATGGCTGAGATGCAGTTGAGACCTAAGCCCAGGCTGGTTTCTTGAAGACACCTCTAAATCCTTCTGGCCCCTCACCTTGTTGCCTTGGTGTCCATTCTTCATCAGAATCCTCAGTGTCATCTACCTGGGGTTTGAGGACCTGCCTGCGGTGATGCATGAAACCTGGTTGAGTGGCTCTGAAAACCTGGAAAGAAGCAAACTATATGTTCTAAGAAGGAGGCACAAAGCACAGAAGCGATGGAAAGTGTCACATAGTCAGGGAAATCAGTAGGATGGGCTGGAAGAATGTAGAACAAGGCAAGATGTGAGCTCTGCACTGACAGGGTCAACCCCACTTTggtacaaaacaataaaaattcccTCCAGGTTAGTCTCCACATAAAAGGGACTGTGAGCAGAAGAAGCCACCTAAGAGAGGGCCAAATAAACACTAAGGGTGAAGACCTGTTTCATGTTTCCCAGGCTCACAGGCACCCAGCACTTCGTGTTACCTATAGCAATCAGCGCTTCGTAATTCCTTTTCACATTCCTATATcggattttttcccattctcccATCTCTGCCCATTCTTCCTTGGTGAAGTATATGGAAATGTCTTTGAAAGCATCTTTGGCTTAAGGAAAATAGTAGATTCCATCAGTGACTTACTAATATATGTCAGACCTTAAAGCTGACTTCTCCTCCACCTTTTGTGCAGGGAGTAGCCTGAAGCTACTGGATGGTCTCTgtgagacagggatgaagacttTCCTTCCTGCCTGTGTCCTGCTTAACTGAACAAACACTGAGCATTTTCCTACCTCTCCCTGGACACAGAGCAGTTGGTGATGCTAGTGTCCTGTTTTGTCCCACTCCTCCCCACCATCTCAGACAGGACCAGGCATTCCCATCCTGTGTACATTCACAGAGAAGTTCACCCAGCTGCCCAGGCAAGCAGTTTGTGGTCCTTCAGGGACCAGCGCCATGTCCTTCCTATAGAGCTGGCTTAGAGCCCAGCTTTGCCACCTCCGCCTCTCACCATGGACTTCCACTCTGTTCTCCCAGCATCTCCCTCAGTGCTGTTCTCTGGAGACCTGTTTGGGCTCATGGCCATGGGACTGCCTCAATGCCAAGGTGCCTGTGAAAGAAGAAGATGCTGAGATAGCCCTGACCACTGTCCAGAGCCTGGTCTGTCTTCCTTGGGTGGAGTGTCCAGGGCAGGAAGGTGTGGGGAAAGTCGGAGTGAGGGTGTTGGTGAGATGGACAGATCCTGACCAGCTATGAGAGGCCAGCCTAATATGAACTAGATTTGGTTTCTGTGGTTCCCCTCCAATTCAGCCCCTCTGGGGAAAGGCACTGGGAGGGACGTGTCTGTGGGTGACAGAGGGAGTCCTGAGGAGACCTAGAAGCCCATAACTGCTGGACTGGGGTCAGGCTGAAATCAGGGCTCTGTTCCAGTGCATGAGAGGGAATATTTCTCCAAGAAGTGTTTTGAGGATCTCCGCCTGGAAACTCGGAAAAATCTGGGCATAACATGGGTTCTACGTTTCAGAGACAAGTCGCTCTGCTTGAGGAGATCTGCGATACGGGGGCTGAAGGAACTGAGATcctcagacagaggagactggggatGTTTTGGCTGATGTAGAATGTGCAGGGTGAGAGAACTTGGGATCTTTGAGGCTGAGGAAATTGGAGGTTTCTTATTAAGGGGCTTTAGGTCTCTGACAGGCAGGACAGTGGGAGTCTTGAGGACGAAAAGCCTTAAGAGCTCCTAGGCTGAGGTATTCAGGGTCGCCGAGGTTAAGGAAATTTGGTCTCTCTGCGGGTACTATTTTGAGGGTGCCTCAGCCTGAGGGGAACTGAGCTTACTCTAGGTATTTGAGGGTCACAGCACTAGGgcgccggggtccagccccggctgatccagggtattcgaagcagggacggcgttggcgaggatcaggatacaatagcttcaattagatattaattagagatgtaaagagtaatagaatgaggatagctcagtaggaaaattcagtggagaaaagaggctgagtagcttggtttacgcgggagaccaataaaacttcaagagaagaagtttgcaccacttacgtacgctgcaggcgtccttccgttctcccgaaggagaggagacactgaggcctccctggtcggatcttagaagcccaggcataattagcaagcatggcgggttctgcactccagatggagactcagccagaatttgaaagagagagcgacatggggagaccaagtttcagtgaacaaggcccgcactttattttccaaagtagtttttataccttaagttgtgcatagaggataatgggggaaggggtagagtcatgcaaggacagcagttcctggtcctaatcgaagccaggctttcaaacttatcatatgcaaaagttcaggtgaattacatcatctcctggccaggaggcctgttaacattttaagaaacttatttttctctaaaggtgattattccaaagtcaggcaccagcctccaaaaaagcactggataaagctgcattcctatagggcaaaggtgaggtgggctcaatcaagaaaagaattaactcaagggtccaaggttacaaacattgaggctactacttacatttctatacacccattatatcaatcaatacactgccaaggacacagtaggtaaggagtatggagacttagcagcaaacattggcccaataagtgaaaaacccttcaccaatacaatttctaatcaatcttttaactactcaaaagaatctgtgtttagacagtttagaacatctcctgcctctcacagttgggaggctctgaacaatcacacgtggccggaaaaacctattcaggcaggctagaggatttccaaaggagtttgtaggttgaaacactgtcacacccaggaattattaactggagctgtaagctaactcttttttcagagagaggtagtgggagacagccccccgtgaagtcagaggtgtaggtgaaagcacaaagcagaaagtaggcagattctggttttgggggtagatgctcgagaatttccagggggactcctgaggcacgatcccgcctttgcgtatgccgagcctccttcctcatgacctttgtcatgggtggagctcctcacgctggctcccggcagtgataaaattccagttgagctattccacatcctgaaagatgatgctgtggaaagtgctgcactcagtatgcaatatgcaatatgcactcaacatgcaatatgctggctcccggcactaGGGGATTTGGTTTTTCTGGGGGTGAAGGGACTTGTAGTCCCTGAAGCTGACGAGATGCGAGCTCCCTTCAAGTTAGGACCCAGGTTCTTCAAAGCTGACGGGATTTGGGGCCTctcatcctggaatttgaagccGTCAGGGTAAAGGTTTGTGAGGGTTGTGCAGGGTGTGTTCTGGTAAGTCTCCCAGCTGTCCTgcggcactgccaaccccggtcCTAGGCTCGTTCAGAGCTCGATGGCATGGAGTCCTCCTGCGTTGAGGCGAAGTGAAGGGCCAGCAGCCGGCCTGTACCCTGTCAGGCACAAGCGACCAATCGGTGTTGTGATGGAGGCAGTCCTGCCAATAGGCGctgggagggtgtggagagagaAGGAGGCCCCACACAACTGCTCAGGGATTGGCTGCTCAGGGGGCGTTTCTGTCAAGAAGCCTCCAGCGCACAGGCGCATTTTGGccattttctttgcttgttttcagGCATTGCCTCTTAGGCCTGTATCCTCAAGTGGGCGGGATGTCCTCAGGCTGGATGTTTCCTTCCAGTGCCCTCAAGTAGAATCTCAGCTCCACCAGATGGCAGTCGTGCTCCCGGACTTTCTCCTAGGCCCACCTGTGCCCTACCTTGTCAAATCCAGTTTTGACAAGATCGCCTATGGGGTGAGTACCGCATTATTCAGGGGAAAACGGTGTAATTAACTAAATTCTGATGAGACACAAGATAAACAACGTATGGTCAAAGATTTAAATGCAACGCATGAAATAGGTATGTTGGAAAAAACTTGGAGGATTTTTAACCTCAAAGTAGAAGTGGCACTGATGAGTAATCTGTGTGTTTAATGTAGGTATCAAAAGCCTtcagaaatgaaatataaataaaacctcaAAACAAGGCATTGAACTGGAGGACAATGGATCCACAGAGCTGAGTTTGCTTGACACCTACTAGCCCCACAAGATAAAATAGGGACACTGTTTCTGGCCGTTAGGTAGATTTGCTCACAGAAAAATAAGGTGATTTCCATGTATTGGAAGCAAGACGACTGACTGTAGAATTAGTATCTAGTGGTGGTTGGGACTCTGGATGGAGAAATGTTACCAGAAAAGTGAGTTTACATCTTGGTGGGTGTTGAGCCAGAAGATACAACCCAGCCAAAGCTCATGGGAAGGAAAAGTGTATTACTTGCAGAACTATGGAGAACACCATGCAGCTTTCCAGAGCAGTGTCTCTCTAAACCGCAAAGGCGGGGAAGCTTTAATCTATGGGAACAGGCATGTTCaagcttccatggtagctcagacggtaagcaATCTGCCCacagcagaagacctgggttcaatccctaggtggggaagatccccagaggagggcatggcaacgcactccagtattcttgcctggagaaccccatagacagaggaccctggtggtccatgaggttgcaaagagtcagacatgagtgagtgactaacactgtaaATTTACAGACATGTTCATTAAGGGTCTTGGGCTGTGGCAGACTCCAAGCTTCAGCTGATTGAAGTCTTGAGGGTCAGAACCAGCCTCCATCAGCATCCTTTACATTTCAGCTGGTCTGGTACAGATATAGATATctattcttcttcatattctttccccttatcagttcagctcagtcgctcagttgtgtgtgactctttgtgatgccatgtaCCACagtatggcaggcttccctgtccattaatAACCgctagagtttgctcaactcatgtccatcgagtcgttgatgccatccaaccatctcatcctctgtcatctcttctcctcccaccttcagtctttcccagcatcaggatcttttccaatgagtcaattcttcgcatcaggtggccaaagtatcggagcttcagcttcagcatcagtccttccaatgaatcttcaggactgatttcctttagaatggattggttggatctccttgctgtccaagggactctcaagagtcttctccaagaccacagttcaaaggtatcaattctttggcagctggctttctttatagtccaactctcacatccatacatgactactgggaaaacccatagctttgactagatggacctttgttgacaaagtaatgattctgctctttaatatgctgtctaggttggtcagagcttttcttccaaggagcaagaatctttgaatttcatggctgcagtcaccatctgcagtgattttggagcccaagaaattaaaatctgttagtttccattgtttccccatctatttcccatgaagtgatgggaccagatgccatgatcttcgttttctgaatgttgagctttaagccaactttttcactctccactttcactttcatcaagaggcttttgagttcctcttcactttctgccataagggtggcatcatctgcatatctgaggttattgatatatctataGAGGAAGtcaaaccataaaaataaaacctgtttttcttccatcacttctatcagagtcttttcccttgCTGGGtgtcacagtccacctcatctctctaggatgccctccaaaactgtgctgatctctggacttgatttgggggcagctcagattctaatctggtccgactcctatgtgttcttgcctccaatgttcacagctgtcagaaccagtgcattttcttttttgggagctttcaatgtccttttatatattccatagacacagagtctgcctacttgaTGGTGTAGACTTAATCTGCGGGTTTTacagggtcttcttccttagcaacactgcccctgggtttcaattgtgattttatttccacctctgcctgTGGATTATCCCCTGGGTTTTTTCTCCTGAGGCTACCCTGCAGGACTTGGATTTGCCCCTGTGAGGCCAGATGTGGAGGTGCagttgcttgggtcacaggggttctggcagcacaaGATACTCAgaggagttggcagctagggcagcaggaaatatagtgctctagaagggtatgtcaaccagtattggccaatatgcaccagtattcttgcctgtagaagccccttccctgacagagaagccaggcaggccacagtctacagggtcgcaaagtgtcgggcactactgaagtgaccctgcccacatagatgcaagacttttttgcctgtggcagatCTGCcctagtgagagttgagcatgaaggtggcgcAGCTTCTTGGCTTGTGCGTACCCTGGAGGcgccaactgtgcagggacacggactgcctctgctgcaggagttatgaccctatcagagtcttttttccagCATCTTGTAGCTGGCGCTCAGGAGGACTCTTTGGCCAGACTTTCTCCATAGTTCTGCTCTTTCAGGcatttagagggctcccttgcctggggtcattCTCTGTTATTAGGGCaccaggcacatagaggggccacctggctggggtcctactctgtagtccTGTGAGTCAGGtgcttgatgggccagcctctctactgtTTAGCTACCAATGCTGACATGTAGGGAGAAAGAGGCTATGATAATGGCTGCACCCCCTAGACcaactcagcagtatcgccttgcttccattcTGCCTGGTaatcctccacaggcatttcccaccctgATCTCTTCCCTCATCCCATtaatctgtctctccacagtcaacagcagccctagCCCTGGGATTGTTCCACCTTCCCCAAACACCAGCTCCAAGCTGCTGTGCCTTCTAGCGGACCTGTGTCCCTGTGTCTGTAGTGTGTTTGGCTGTGGTGAGGACTGTCTTATTCTCATTCACTTtaagctgccacagatcagctggttcactctcagccttaaatgtttctcctctgatccAGACAGTTGCTCCCATGTCACGATCGGACATCTACTTCAGTTCTCCCAcccaccgagggcaggtccagtcctactaacactcctgtttttccccctagttccttcatcctactgagatTTGTGgtttaatatattcttttccactgatcaggtactcctgtccacacTCAACTGGTGTTCTGCAAACACTTCTGTGTctaaaggtgtattcctgatgtatgtGGAAGAAGATGTATTCCACATCCACCTACCCCTCTGCCATCTGGTTCATCTCGAATTTTTGACTATTAGAAATAagattgctatgaacattcatgtacaagtccttgttttttcattcttgttGGTATAAatgtaggagtgggattgctgggtcatatggtaacccaatgtttaactttttaagcaaCTTTGAAAGTGTTTTCCACCAGGGCTGTCCCATTTTGTATTCCCAGAAGCAGTACATGAAAGTTCAATTTTTTTCACATCCTTATCACACTTATATCTGTTCTCTCATTAGAACCATCCTTTTGGTGTGCTCTGCATGCTtaattgccatctgtatatcGTTTAGTGAATTTCATGTTCAAATTTTTTGTCCATTATTTGGCCTTGTgcctttcatatattttgtcagtttcttaaGTTTCTCATACTCCAatgttactgttattttttaaatttaattttcaattatcCATCCTACCATATAAAAAagcaattaattaaattttatatatcatctgtatatcttgcAAGATTGCTTAAATTaattcttagttttatttattctgttgttGCTGTAGATTTCATTGGGTATTCTACATAAATGTCACTGacaaataaaaacagttttattcttcttttccaaactgaATAACTTCATTATCATTGTCTTATAGGACTTCATGGACAGAAATTCAATATAATGAGAGGGGACAACTTTTGCTGATTCTGATCTTAGAAGTAAAACACTCAGTGTTCTAACATAAAGGGTGATGTTAGTTATACAGTTTATTACCTTCATCAGGATAAGGaagttttctaattttagtttgctaagagttttttcacagtatgtgctcagtcgctcagttgtgtccagctctttgcaaccccgtgtagTGTAAGCCaaacaggctcctctggccttagggattctccaggcaagaatactgtagtgggttgcaatgccttcctccaggggatcttcccaacccagggatggaacccaggtgtcctgcctgccaggcagatcctttaccagctgagacaccagggaagcccaagaatactggagtgggtagcctagttcttctccaggggatttcccaacccaggaatagatgTTTGATTTTATCAAATTGTTTTTCAGCATCTATCGAGATGACCCTACTGTGTTTCATTTTTAGTTCTTTAGGAAGTtgaattacactgattgattttcaaatgtttaaccAATGCTGGACTCATAGGGGGACAAAAATCAATAGATTATGCTGTGTCATACTTTGTATGTATTAGTGTAGTCTGTGCTTCGTTCTGGACACTTTCTATTGCTACCTCTTCAAGTGCACAATTTTCTCCAGCTGCCCTGTCTAATCAGTCATTTATTCTATCCACTGTGTTTGTCATCTGACTCTATAGATTTCATGTCTATAAGATGAAAAtgcttctattttattatttccatatctctacttaattttataatatacaaaACACAACTATTCCAAGTATTTTAATGTCTCTGTCTGCAGTCTCTAAAATCTATGCCACTTCTGGGTTAGTTTGGTTTGCCATGGGAATTTTAATATGATTGTTCTTACTGTAGtgagattaaatatatttttaatgtgtttaggGTCTAGTCCCATATTTTTCTTGTCAATTGGCTGCTCATGTCTTTTAAACATCTCTTAATAAAGTGAATGGCCAGTGCTACATCTTTCTTATAAATGTTTGCTCGTGTCTGTTTCACATTTTCCTATCTGTTTTAGGTTCTTtgttctaaaaaaattttaagagctcTTTTGGGTTTGTTC
This DNA window, taken from Bubalus kerabau isolate K-KA32 ecotype Philippines breed swamp buffalo chromosome X, PCC_UOA_SB_1v2, whole genome shotgun sequence, encodes the following:
- the LOC129640248 gene encoding histone-lysine N-methyltransferase PRDM7-like, coding for MSPNRSPENSTEGDAGRTEWKSMVRDAFKDISIYFTKEEWAEMGEWEKIRYRNVKRNYEALIAIGNTKATQPGFMHHRRQVLKPQVDDTEDSDEEWTPRQQGKPSGMAFRGEPSKHQKRLSRGPLNKVSSLKKLPGAAKFLKKSGSKQAQKPVPPPREARTPGKHPRHKVELRRKETEVKRYSVRERKGHVYQEVSEPQDDNYLYCEECQNFFIDSCAAHGPPTFVKDSAVERGHANRSALTLPPGLSIRPSGIPKAGLGVWNEASDLPLGLHFGPYEGQIVYNEEDSHSGYCWMVTKGRNSYEYVDGKDTSLANWMRWVQ